One genomic segment of Oncorhynchus mykiss isolate Arlee chromosome 10, USDA_OmykA_1.1, whole genome shotgun sequence includes these proteins:
- the foxi3a gene encoding forkhead box protein I3a produces the protein MMSFVPQGLSPPPCGTQYPSLEQEPPEFSLYSNNFYSTPTLPSPQQATPTSYDLGDYTSPPSNPYLWFNGPELNSVPYLGGPTGPVCGPYVPQLYNMQRPYLGAGAPRGGVGDLSWFSMPSQEELMKLARPPYSYSALIAMAIHGGQDRRLTLSQIYQYVADNFPFYNKSKAGWQNSIRHNLSLNDCFKKVPRDEDDPGKGNYWTLDPNCEKMFDNGNFRRKRKRKSDSLPGEGGSSGSESLESSPKHHNNMNDVSSSSERGPSPISSAPSLCLNSFLSQMAEVGTVSNTVVSDTLHRPSLATELSQRVSPAQRYGSYSPNAPTPQWEVCMSHPQQPTISSSPPLYPAGYSDSVLTQLSSQLYPALDSASMLYPREGTEV, from the exons ATGATGTCGTTTGTGCCACAGGGCCTCTCCCCACCTCCTTGTGGAACCCAGTACCCTAGCCTCGAACAGGAGCCTCCAGAGTTCAGCCTGTACAGCAACAACTTCTACAGCACTCCAACCCTGCCTAGCCCGCAGCAGGCCACCCCTACTTCCTACGACCTGGGAGACTACACCAGCCCTCCTTCCAACCCTTACTTGTGGTTCAACGGCCCAGAGCTCAACAGTGTTCCCTACCTAGGTGGGCCCACAGGGCCAGTCTGTGGGCCCTATGTGCCCCAACTCTACAACATGCAGAGGCCCTATCTGGGTGCTGGCGCGCCGAGGGGTGGTGTAGGGGACCTGAGCTGGTTCTCCATGCCCTCTCAGGAGGAGCTGATGAAGCTAGCCAGGCCACCTTACTCCTACTCTGCCCTTATTGCCATGGCGATCCACGGGGGCCAAGACAGACGGCTCACCCTGAGCCAGATCTACCAATATGTTGCAGACAACTTCCCCTTCTACAACAAGAGCAAGGCCGGGTGGCAGAACTCTATCCgccacaacctctccctcaacgactGCTTCAAGAAGGTGCCCCGAGATGAGGATGATCCAG GCAAGGGTAACTACTGGACCCTGGATCCCAACTGTGAGAAGATGTTTGACAACGGCAACTTCCGTcgcaagaggaagaggaagtcGGACTCCCTGCCTGGTGAGGGGGGCTCCTCAGGTTCTGAGTCGTTAGAGTCCAGCCCCaaacaccacaacaacatgaATGACGTTTCCAGCTCCTCCGAGCGCggcccctcccccatctcctcagCCCCCTCCCTCTGCCTGAACAGCTTCCTGTCTCAGATGGCTGAAGTGGGGACGGTATCAAACACAGTAGTGTCAGATACCCTCCACAGACCTAGCCTGGCTACAGAGCTGTCCCAACGGGTCTCTCCGGCCCAGAGATACGGCTCCTACTCCCCCAATGCTCCGACGCCTCAGTGGGAGGTCTGTATGTCCCATCCACAGCAGCCTAccatttcctcctctcctcccctctaccctgCGGGCTACAGTGACTCTGTCCTCACCCAGCTCAGCAGCCAACTATACCCAGCCCTGGACTCTGCCTCAATGCTTTACCCACGGGAAGGCACAGAGGTGTAA